A window of Pseudomonas putida genomic DNA:
CAATGCGGTAACGGCCTTCCTGGTCGACCGTGGCACGCCGGGCATGACCATTCGCCGCGGCCCCAAGTGTGTGAGCAACCGTGGCTACCACACCTACGAGCTGTTCTTCGACGACTGCCGGGTACCGGCCAGCAAGGTGCTGGGCGAGGTCGGCAAGGGCTGGGAGGTGGCCAACGCCTGGCTCACCGCCGGCCGGGTGATGGTCGCCGCCAACTGCGTGGGCCAGGCCCAGCGTGCCCTCGACCTGTCGCTGCAATGGGCCGCCGACCGCAAGCAGTTCGGCCAGGCCATCGGCAGCTACCAGGGTGTGTCGTTCAAGCTGGCCGACATGGCCACGCAGATTCGCGCCGCGGAAATGCTCACCCTGCACACCGCCTGGAAGATGGACCAGGGCAGCATGACCGACGGCGAGGCCGGCATGGCCAAGCTGTTCGCCAGCGAGGTGCTGGGCAAGGTTGCCGACGAAGCCGTGCAGATCTTTGGCGGCATGGGCCTGATGGATGAAGGGCCGGTCGAGCGCATCTGGCGCAACGCACGCATCGAGCGCATCTGGGAAGGCACCTCGGAAATCCAGCGGCACATCATCGCCCGCGAACTGCTGCGCCCGCTGCTGCGCTGAGCGCCAGGAGAACACCCATGTCGCATTCGATTCGTGACAACCTCAAGCGCCTGCTGGCACCTCGGCACCTGGCTTTCGTCGGCGGGCGCAGCATGGCGCGGGCGCTCAAGCGCTGCGCCGAAGGGGGCTTTGGCGGCGAGCTGTGGCTGGTCAACCCACAGCATGCCAGCCTCGAAGGCATCCCCTGTGTAGCGCGGGTGGCCGACTTGCCCTGTGCGCCGGACGCTGTGTTCATCGCCACCAACCGCGAGCTGACCCTGCAGTGCGTTGCCGAGCTGGCCGCACGCGGCGCCGGTGGTGCCATCTGCTACGCCTCGGGCTTTGCCGAAAGCGGCGAGGAAGGCCGTGAGTTGCAGCAACGCCTGCTCGCTGCCGCCGGCAACATGGCCTTGCTCGGCCCCAATTGCTACGGCCTGCTCGACTACCTGCACGGCGCTGCCCTGTGGCCGGTGGCCCACGGTGGCCAGCAGGTGGAGAAGGGCGTGGCGATCCTCACCCAGAGCGGCAACTTCGCCTACAACCTGTCGATGAGCGACCGCTCGCTGCCGGTGGCCTACATGGCCTCGGTCGGCAACCAGGCGCAACTGGGCGTGGCCGAGCTGATGGACGTGCTGCTCGACGACCCCCGGGTAACCGCCATCGGCCTGCACCTGGAAGGCCTGAAGAACGTGCCCGGTTTCGCCCGTGCCGCCTGCAGGGCATTGCAGCAGGGCACGCCGATCATTGCGCTGAAGACCGGCGTGTCGCAGATCGGCGCTGAACTGGCGCTCAGCCATACCAGCTCGCTGTCCGGCTCCGATGCCTTGTACGACAGCCTGTTCCAGCGCCTGGGGGTGATTCGCGTCAGTGGCCCGGTGAGCTTTGTTGAAACCCTCAAGGCCGCCGCCTGTGGACGCTTGCCGGTGAATGGCGAGCTGATCGCCCTGGCTTGCTCCGGTGGCGATGCCGGCTTGATCGCCGACTATGCCGAGCGCAACCAGCTGGTCCTGCCGAAGCTCGAACACGGGCAGGTGGCACAGTTGGCCGAGGTGTTGCCGGCCTATGCCAACCTGGTCAACCCGCTGGATTTCACTACCGCCATCTGGGGTGATGCAACGGCCCTGCAACGCATGCTCGACAGCACCCTGAGCGGCGCAGCCGACGCGGCCATGCTGGTACTGGATTACCCGGCGGCGTTCACTGGCGAACGCAAGGAATGCGACCTGTTGCTGGCGCTGTACTGCGATGCACTGGAACGCCACGGCAAGATCGGTTTCGTCACCTCGGCATTCCCCGAGCTGTTGCCCGCCTGCGCGCGCGCGCGCTTGCACGCGCGTGGCATCGCCGCCCTGCAGGGCGTGGAGGATGGCCTGGCAGCCTGGGGCCGCATCGTCGCCTACCAGCGCAACCGCCAGCGGCTGCTGGAACAGGGCGAGGCTGCGCGGGTGCCACTGTGCCCGCAGGCTCTCCCAGGCGAGAGCCGCCTGCTGGACGAGTGGCAGTCCAAGCAAGCCCTGCGCGCCTTCGGCCTGCCGGTACCGGCCGGGGTGTTGAGCACACCCGAGCGCGCCGTGGCAGACGCCGCCCGCGTTGGCTACCCGCTGGTATTGAAGGCGGTCAGCGCGCAACTGCCGCACAAGACCGAAGCCGGTGCGGTAGCGCTGAACCTGCGCGATGCAGCCGCCCTCGAGCATGCGCTGATGCAGATGCGCCAGCGCATCGCCGTCTACGCCCCGCAGGTAGCGTTCGATCAGGTGCTGCTCGAGCCGATGGCCGAGCCGCCGCTGGCCGAACTGATCGTCGGCATCAAGCGCGAGCATGACTTCGCTCTGGCTTTGGTGATTGGTGCCGGTGGGGTGCTGGTCGAGCTGCTCAAGGACAGCGTCAGCCTGTTGCTGCCGACCACCGACAATGCCATCCGTGCCGCACTGCTCAGCCTGCGCAGCGCCAGCCTGCTGCAAGGCTTCCGTGGCCGCCCGGCTGCCGACCTCGACGCACTGGTTGCGGCAATCCGCGCGGTGGCCGACTACGCCTGCGAAAACGCCGGGCAACTGCTGGAGCTGGATGTGAACCCATTGATGGTCGGTGCCCACGGCACCATCGCGGTCGACGCGCTGATCCGCCTCGGCCAGGCGCAAGGAGAACGACATGAATAAGCACACCTGGACCGCCGGCCAGGCGTTGGTGCGCCTGCTGGCCAACTACGGCGTGGAAACGGTATTCGGCATCCCCGGCGTGCACACCCTGGAGCTGTACCGCGGCCTGCCGGGCAGCGGCATCCGCCATGTGCTGACCCGCCACGAGCAGGGCGCCGGCTTCATGGCCGACGGCTATGCCCGGATAAGCGGCAAACCGGGGGTGTGCTTCGTCATTACCGGCCCGGGCGTGACCAATGCCGCCACCGCCATCGGTCAGGCCTATGCCGACTCCATCCCGATGCTGGTGATTTCCAGCGTCAACCATACTGCCAGCCTGGGCAAGGGCTGGGGCTGCCTGCACGAGACCCAGGACCAGCGCGCCATGACCGCGCCGATTACCGCCTTTTCCGCCGTGGCCCTGCGCGGCGACGACCTGCCCGAACTGATTGCCCGCGCCTGGGCCGTGTTCGACAGCGAACGGCCGCGCCCGGTGCACATTTCGGTGCCGCTGGACGTTCTGGCCGCGCCGGTCAGCCGTGACTGGAGCGATGAGGTGGTGCGCCGCCCCGGCCGTGGCCAGCCGTGCCGCGACATCCTCGACCAGGCCGCCGTGAAGCTGGCCGCCGCCAAGCGCCCGATGATCATTGCCGGTGGCGGGGCATTGCACGCGGCCGAGCAGCTGCAGCAACTGAGCACCCGGCTGGCAGCCCCACTGTTCACCAGCGTGGCCGGCAAGGGCCTGCTGCCAGCGGACGCGCCGCTGAATGCCGGCGCCAGCCTGTGCGTCGAACCCGGCTGGCAACTGATCAGCCAGGCCGATGTGGTGCTGGCAGTGGGTACCGAAATGGCTGATACCGACTTCTGGCGCGAGCGCCTGCCGATCAGCGGCGAGCTCCTGCGGGTGGACATCGACCCGCGCAAGTTCAACGACTTCTACCCATGTGCCATTGCCCTGCATGGCGATTCCCGGCAAACCCTGGCCGGCCTGCTCGAGCACCTGCCAGCGCTGAACCGCGACCCGGCCCAGGCCAGCGAAGCAGTGGCCAACCTGCGCCAGGCCATTCGCAGCGGGCATGCGCCGCTGCAGGCCGTGCATCAGGCAATCCTCGATCGCATTGCCGCCGTGCTGCCCGACAATGCCTTCATCAGCAGCGACATGACCCAGTTGGCCTACACCGGCAACTACGCTTTCGCCAGCCGGGCGCCGCGCAGCTGGCTGCACCCCACCGGCTACGGCACCCTCGGCTACGGCCTGCCGGCCGGCATCGGCGGCATGTTCGCCAGCGACCAGCGCCCAGGCCTGGTACTGGTAGGCGATGGCGGCTTCCTCTATACCGCCCAGGAACTGGCCACGGCAGTCGAGGAACTGGAGCGACCGTTTGTCGTGCTGTTGTGGAACAATGACGCCCTCGGCCAGATCCGCGACGACATGCTCGGCCTGGACATCGAGCCGGTCGGCGTACTGCCGCGCAACCCGGATTTCATCGGCCTGGCCCGTGCCTTCGGTTGCACGGTGCGCCAGCCGCGTGACCTGGACGCGCTGCAGGCCGATCTGGCCAGCGGTTTCGCCACCCCCGGCGTCACCTTTATCGAACTCAAACACACCTGCGTCTGCTAAGCCGCAGACACCACGAACAACAACAAGAGAAATCACCATGCCATTTCGCCGTACCCTCCTGGCTGCATCCCTCGCTCTGCTGATCACCGGCCAGGCCCCGCTGTACGCCGCACCGCCCCTGTCGATGGACAACGGCACCACGGCCCTGACCGTGCAGAACAGCAACGCCTGGGTCGAAATCAGCGCCGGCGCCCTGCAACACAACATCCGTACCTTGCAGGCCGAGCTGGGCGGCAAGTCCAAGCTGTGCGCGGTGCTCAAGGCCGACGCCTATGGCCACGGTATCGGCCTGGTCATGCCGTCGATCATCGCCCAGGGCGTGCCCTGCGTGGCGGTGGCCAGCAACGAGGAGGCGCGCGTGGTCCGCGCCAGCGGCTTCACCGGGCAACTGGTGCGGGTACGTCTGGCCAACGTCAGCGAAGTAGAAGATGCCCTGCAGTACGACATGGAAGAGCTGGTCGGCAGCGCCGAGTTCGCCCGCCAGCTCGATGCCATCGCCGAACGCCACGGCAAGACCCTGCGCATTCATTTGGCGCTCAACTCCAGTGGCATGAGCCGCAACGGCGTGGAAATGACCACCTGGTCCGGCCGGGGTGAGGCGCTGCAGGTCACCGACCAGAAGCACCTCAAGCTGGTCGCGCTGATGACCCACTTCGCCGTGGAAGACAAGGACGATGTGCGCAAAGGCCTGGTAGCGTTCAACGAGCAGACCGACTGGCTGATCAAGCACGCGAAACTTGATCGCAGCAAGCTCACCCTGCACGCCGCCAACTCCTTCGCTACGCTGGAAGTGCCGGAAGCGCGCCTGGACATGGTGCGCACCGGCGGCGCGCTGTTCGGCGACACCGTGCCGACGCATACCGAATACCAACGTGTCATGCAGTTCAAGTCGCACGTGGCTGCGGTGCATAGCTACCCGGCAGGCAACACCGTCGGCTATGACCGCACCTTCACCCTGGCGCGTGATTCGCGCCTGGCCAACATCACCGTGGGTTACTCCGATGGTTACCGCCGGGTGTTCACCAACAAGGGCCATGTGCTGATCAACGGCCACCGAGTGCCAGTGGTGGGCAAGGTGTCGATGAACACCTTGATGGTCGATGTCACCGATTTCCCCGATGTGAAGGGGGGCAACGAAGTGGTGCTGTTCGGCAAGCAGGCCGGGGGGGAGATCACCCAGGCCGAGATAGAAGAAATCAACGGCGCGTTGCTCGCCGACCTCTACACCGTATGGGGCAGTTCCAACCCGAAGATTCTCGTCGACTGAAACCGCCATGAAGGGAGATTGCCATGCGCTACGCCAAGCTCACTCAACGCATCGCCGGCGACGGGGCTGCCGCCTGGGACATCCACTACCGCGCCCTGGCGCTGCAGGCCGAGGGCAAGGATATCCTGCTGCTGTCGGTGGGTGACCCGGACTTCGACACCCCCGCGCCGATCGTCGAGGCGGCCATCGACAGCCTGCTTGCCGGCCATACCCATTACGCCGATGTGCGCGGCAAGCTGGCGCTGCGCCAGGCAATCGCCAATCGCCACTTCCAGCGTAGCGGCCAGGCCGTCGATGCCGACCAGGTGACGGTGCTGGCGGGGGCCCAGTGTGCGCTGTACTGCGTGGCCCAGTGCGTGCTCGACCCGGGTGACGAGGTGATTGTCGCCGAGCCCATGTACGTTACCTACGAGGCGGTGTTCGGGGCCTGTGGCGCCAAGGTGGTGCCAGTGCCGGTCAAGCCGGAGAACGGCTTTCGGGTGTGCCCGCGTGACGTGGCTGCGCGCATCACCCCGCGTACCCGCGCCTTGGCCCTGAACAGCCCGCACAACCCCTCGGGGGCGAGCCTGCCGCGCGCTACCTGGGAGGCGCTGGCCGAACTGTGCATCGCCCACGATCTGTGGCTGATCTCCGACGAGGTGTACAGCGAGCTGCTGTACGACGGCGAGCATGTCAGCCCTGGCAGCCTGCCGGGCATGGCCGAGCGCACCGCCACCCTCAACAGCCTGTCGAAGTCGCATGCCATGACCGGGTGGCGGGTGGGCTGGGTAGTAGGTTCGACCGAGCTGGCCGCCCACCTGGAAAACCTCGCCTTGTGCATGCTGTACGGTTCGCCGGACTTCATCCAGGATGCCGCCGTGGTGGCGCTGGAGCAGCAACTGCCGGAACTGGATGTTATGCGCGAAGCCTATCGTCAGCGTCGCGACCTGGTGTGCGAGCAGTTGGCCGACTGCCCGGGCATCAAGGTGCTCAAGCCCGATGGCGGTATGTTCGTGATGGTCGATATCCGTGAGACCGGCGTATCTGCCCAGACCTTTGCGGACTACCTGTTGGACAGCCAGGGCGTGTCGGTGCTTGCCGGCGAAGCGTTCGGCCCCAGCGCTGCCGGGCATATCCGCCTGGGCCTGGTGCTGGGCAATGCGGAGCTGATCGATGCCTGCCGACGCATCGCCTGCTGTGCCGACGAACTGAAACGGGACTACGGCCATGCGTGAGTATGCGCGGCTGTACATCGACGGCGCCTGGCAGGTGCCGAGCGGGCAGGGCATGGCCGAGGTGATCGATCCGGCCACCGAACAGGCCATCGGCCGGGTGCCGCTGGGCGCCGAGGCCGATGTCGAACGGGCGGTGATGGCTGCGCGGCGGGCCTTCGATGGCTGGTCGCGCACACCGTCCAGCGTACGCGCCGGGTACATAACGGCGCTGGCTGCACAGCTGAAGCGCCGCGCGGCGGAAATGGCCTCGCTCATCACCGACGAGCTGGGCATGCCGGTGCAGTGGTGCCAGGCGGTACAGGTCGAGGGCCCGATCGCCGGGCTGGAGCAGTACGCCGAACTGGCCGGGCTGATGGAGCAGGTGCGCGAAGTCGGCAACTCGCTGGTGTACCGCGAGGCCGTTGGCGTGTGCGCCTTCATCAACCCGTGGAACTACCCGCTGCACCAGATGATCGGCAAGCTGGCGCCGGCCCTGGCCGCCGGCTGCACGGTGGTGGTCAAGCCCAGCCAGGAAACGCCGCTGCATGCCTTCATGCTGGCCGAGATGATCGAGGCCATCGGCTTGCCGGCCGGGGTGTTCAACCTGGTCAGCGGGCCGGGGGCCAAGGTGGGTGAGGCCCTGGCCCGGCACCCGCAGGTGGACATGGTGTCGTTCACCGGCTCCACCGGTGCCGGGGTGCGCGTGGCCCAGGCGGCCGCGCCTACGGTGAAACGGGTGTGCCTGGAGCTGGGTGGCAAATCACCCCTGCTGATCACTGCCGACGCCGACCTGCACGCGGCGGTGCGCCATGGGGTGCAGGATGTGATGGTTAATTCGGGGCAGACCTGCACGGCCCTGACCCGCATGCTGCTGCCGGCCAGCCGCTACGCCGAGGCGCTGGAGATCGCCGAGGCCGAGACCCGCGCGCTGGTCATGGGCGACCCGCGTGACCCTGCCAGCTTCCTCGGGCCGATGTGTTCGGCAGGCCAGCGGCGCACCGTGCTCGACTACATTCGCCTGGGGCAGGAGGAGGGCGCGCGCCTGCTGTGCGGCGGTGATGCAGCCGGCTTCGAACGCGGCTTCTATGTGGCGCCGACGTTGTTCGCCGATGTCGACAACCGCATGCGCATCGCCCAGGAGGAAATCTTCGGCCCGGTGCTGTGCCTGATCCCTTATGCCGACGAGGCCCAGGCGCTGGCCCTGGCCAACGATTCGCCGTTCGGCCTGTCCAGCGCGGTGTGGGCCGGCAGCCGCGAGCACGGCCTGGCCCTGGCACGGCAGATACGCGCCGGGCAGTGCTTCATCAACGGTGGCGGGTTCAACTACCAGGCACCGTTCGGTGGCTACAAGCAGTCGGGCAACGGGCGCGAGTGGGGCGAGGAGGGGCTGGCGGAGTTCGTCGAGGTGAAAGCGGTGCAGTGCTGAGCCACAGCTGGAAGACAACCTGTTTTGTGTGAGGAGAAAGTTTGTGAATGTACTGATCGTCCACGCTCACCCCGAGCCGCAATCGTTCACTGCTGCCCTGCGTGACCAGGCCGTGGAAACCTTCCGCGCCCAGGGCCACCAGGTGCAGGTCAGCGACCTGTACGCCATGGGCTGGAACCCGGTGGCCAGTGCCGATGATTTCAGCCAGCGCGAGAACCCCGAATACCTGGTGTATGCCCTGGAGCAGCGCCAGGGGGTCAAGCGCGGCGCCATTGCCGCGGACATCCAGCAAGAGCTGGACAAGCTGCTGTGGGCCGACTTGCTGGTGCTGAACTTCCCGATCTTCTGGTTCTCGGCGCCGGCCATGCTCAAGGGCTGGATCGACCGGGTGCTGGTGTCGGGGGTGTGCTATGGCGGCAAGCGCTTCTACGACCAGGGCGGGTTGGCGGGCAAGAAAGCGCTGGTGACCGTGACCCTGGGCGGGCGCGAGCACATGTTTGGCGACGGGGCGATTCATGGGCCGCTGGAGGACATGCTGCGGCCGATTTTGCGCGGCACGCTGGCCTATGTCGGCTTCGAGGTGCTGCCGCCGTTCGTGGCCTGGCATGTGCCATATATCAGCGACGAGGCGCGGCAGGCGTTTTTGCAGCAGTACCGGCAGCGCCTGGAGCAGCTTTCGGACGATCAGCCGCTGGTATTCCCGCGCCTTGAGCAGTTCGACGAGGCACTGTACCCACTGGCGTGATTGCCTGTACTGGCCTCATCGCCGGCAAGCCAGCTCCCACAGGGAAAATCACAGGGCTTCAGGACTGTGGAGAACCTGTGGGAGCTGGCTTGCCGGCGATTGGGCCTGTGGCCTTGATACAAATTTCACCTGCCAAAAAACGACCACCCACACATTCGGGGTATGTTCCCCTTCGGCAAATCCCTCGATAGTGCCCCCATCGGCTCGATCCCGAGCACTCACACGATGGAGTTGCCATGCGCAAGGTACTGAAGGTGATTGGCGGTCTGCTGCTGGCGTCTGGCGCCAGCCTGGCCCAGGCGGCAGAGGTGGACAGCGGTAACACGTTGCGGTTGTACAACTGGACCGATTACATCGGCGAAACCACCCTGGCCGACTTCGAGAAGGCCACCGGCATCAAGGTCATCTACGACACTTTCGACGGCTACGAAACGGTACAGACCAAACTGCTCACCGGCCGCTCCGGCTACGACCTGGTGATGCTCAACGCTTCCCTGGTACCCCCGCTGATCAGCGCCGGGGTGTTCCAGGCGCTGGACAAGCAGCAATTGCCCAGCTGGCATAACCTCGACCAGCAGGTGGTGAACAACCTGCAAGGTTACGACCCCGGCCTGAAATACTCGGCGCCCTACACCTGGGGCAGCTCGGGGGTGACCTACAACGTCGACAAGATCACCGCACGCATGCCCGACGCCCCCATCGGCTCGCTGGCCATGCTGTTCGACCCCAGGATCGTCTCGCGCTTCGCCGACTGCGGCGTCACCCTGATGGACGCACCGACCGAAGTCATCCCGCTGGCCTTGCAGTACCTGGGCAAGGACCCCCGCAGCGCATCGCCGGCCGACCTCAAGGCGGCCGAACAACTGCTGCTAGGCATTCGCCCGTACATTCGCAAGTTCGACTCGGTCAACTACCTCACCAGCCTGCCCAATGGCGATGTCT
This region includes:
- a CDS encoding acyl-CoA dehydrogenase family protein, with amino-acid sequence MNFQLTQEQEMLVEAVRSFVVKELLPHEEAVDRADAVSPELAAQIRGKAIAAGFYAFNMPEEVGGGGLDYLSQALIERELSKVSWALHVFVARPSKILMACKDEQVNDYLLPCVQGEKIDCFALTEPGAGSDANAIKTRAVRQGDDFLINGSKHFISHAGHADFAIVFAVTDTYEHNGRKRNAVTAFLVDRGTPGMTIRRGPKCVSNRGYHTYELFFDDCRVPASKVLGEVGKGWEVANAWLTAGRVMVAANCVGQAQRALDLSLQWAADRKQFGQAIGSYQGVSFKLADMATQIRAAEMLTLHTAWKMDQGSMTDGEAGMAKLFASEVLGKVADEAVQIFGGMGLMDEGPVERIWRNARIERIWEGTSEIQRHIIARELLRPLLR
- a CDS encoding acetate--CoA ligase family protein; its protein translation is MSHSIRDNLKRLLAPRHLAFVGGRSMARALKRCAEGGFGGELWLVNPQHASLEGIPCVARVADLPCAPDAVFIATNRELTLQCVAELAARGAGGAICYASGFAESGEEGRELQQRLLAAAGNMALLGPNCYGLLDYLHGAALWPVAHGGQQVEKGVAILTQSGNFAYNLSMSDRSLPVAYMASVGNQAQLGVAELMDVLLDDPRVTAIGLHLEGLKNVPGFARAACRALQQGTPIIALKTGVSQIGAELALSHTSSLSGSDALYDSLFQRLGVIRVSGPVSFVETLKAAACGRLPVNGELIALACSGGDAGLIADYAERNQLVLPKLEHGQVAQLAEVLPAYANLVNPLDFTTAIWGDATALQRMLDSTLSGAADAAMLVLDYPAAFTGERKECDLLLALYCDALERHGKIGFVTSAFPELLPACARARLHARGIAALQGVEDGLAAWGRIVAYQRNRQRLLEQGEAARVPLCPQALPGESRLLDEWQSKQALRAFGLPVPAGVLSTPERAVADAARVGYPLVLKAVSAQLPHKTEAGAVALNLRDAAALEHALMQMRQRIAVYAPQVAFDQVLLEPMAEPPLAELIVGIKREHDFALALVIGAGGVLVELLKDSVSLLLPTTDNAIRAALLSLRSASLLQGFRGRPAADLDALVAAIRAVADYACENAGQLLELDVNPLMVGAHGTIAVDALIRLGQAQGERHE
- a CDS encoding 5-guanidino-2-oxopentanoate decarboxylase is translated as MNKHTWTAGQALVRLLANYGVETVFGIPGVHTLELYRGLPGSGIRHVLTRHEQGAGFMADGYARISGKPGVCFVITGPGVTNAATAIGQAYADSIPMLVISSVNHTASLGKGWGCLHETQDQRAMTAPITAFSAVALRGDDLPELIARAWAVFDSERPRPVHISVPLDVLAAPVSRDWSDEVVRRPGRGQPCRDILDQAAVKLAAAKRPMIIAGGGALHAAEQLQQLSTRLAAPLFTSVAGKGLLPADAPLNAGASLCVEPGWQLISQADVVLAVGTEMADTDFWRERLPISGELLRVDIDPRKFNDFYPCAIALHGDSRQTLAGLLEHLPALNRDPAQASEAVANLRQAIRSGHAPLQAVHQAILDRIAAVLPDNAFISSDMTQLAYTGNYAFASRAPRSWLHPTGYGTLGYGLPAGIGGMFASDQRPGLVLVGDGGFLYTAQELATAVEELERPFVVLLWNNDALGQIRDDMLGLDIEPVGVLPRNPDFIGLARAFGCTVRQPRDLDALQADLASGFATPGVTFIELKHTCVC
- the alr gene encoding alanine racemase gives rise to the protein MPFRRTLLAASLALLITGQAPLYAAPPLSMDNGTTALTVQNSNAWVEISAGALQHNIRTLQAELGGKSKLCAVLKADAYGHGIGLVMPSIIAQGVPCVAVASNEEARVVRASGFTGQLVRVRLANVSEVEDALQYDMEELVGSAEFARQLDAIAERHGKTLRIHLALNSSGMSRNGVEMTTWSGRGEALQVTDQKHLKLVALMTHFAVEDKDDVRKGLVAFNEQTDWLIKHAKLDRSKLTLHAANSFATLEVPEARLDMVRTGGALFGDTVPTHTEYQRVMQFKSHVAAVHSYPAGNTVGYDRTFTLARDSRLANITVGYSDGYRRVFTNKGHVLINGHRVPVVGKVSMNTLMVDVTDFPDVKGGNEVVLFGKQAGGEITQAEIEEINGALLADLYTVWGSSNPKILVD
- a CDS encoding pyridoxal phosphate-dependent aminotransferase gives rise to the protein MRYAKLTQRIAGDGAAAWDIHYRALALQAEGKDILLLSVGDPDFDTPAPIVEAAIDSLLAGHTHYADVRGKLALRQAIANRHFQRSGQAVDADQVTVLAGAQCALYCVAQCVLDPGDEVIVAEPMYVTYEAVFGACGAKVVPVPVKPENGFRVCPRDVAARITPRTRALALNSPHNPSGASLPRATWEALAELCIAHDLWLISDEVYSELLYDGEHVSPGSLPGMAERTATLNSLSKSHAMTGWRVGWVVGSTELAAHLENLALCMLYGSPDFIQDAAVVALEQQLPELDVMREAYRQRRDLVCEQLADCPGIKVLKPDGGMFVMVDIRETGVSAQTFADYLLDSQGVSVLAGEAFGPSAAGHIRLGLVLGNAELIDACRRIACCADELKRDYGHA
- a CDS encoding aldehyde dehydrogenase family protein, whose translation is MREYARLYIDGAWQVPSGQGMAEVIDPATEQAIGRVPLGAEADVERAVMAARRAFDGWSRTPSSVRAGYITALAAQLKRRAAEMASLITDELGMPVQWCQAVQVEGPIAGLEQYAELAGLMEQVREVGNSLVYREAVGVCAFINPWNYPLHQMIGKLAPALAAGCTVVVKPSQETPLHAFMLAEMIEAIGLPAGVFNLVSGPGAKVGEALARHPQVDMVSFTGSTGAGVRVAQAAAPTVKRVCLELGGKSPLLITADADLHAAVRHGVQDVMVNSGQTCTALTRMLLPASRYAEALEIAEAETRALVMGDPRDPASFLGPMCSAGQRRTVLDYIRLGQEEGARLLCGGDAAGFERGFYVAPTLFADVDNRMRIAQEEIFGPVLCLIPYADEAQALALANDSPFGLSSAVWAGSREHGLALARQIRAGQCFINGGGFNYQAPFGGYKQSGNGREWGEEGLAEFVEVKAVQC
- a CDS encoding NAD(P)H-dependent oxidoreductase, whose amino-acid sequence is MNVLIVHAHPEPQSFTAALRDQAVETFRAQGHQVQVSDLYAMGWNPVASADDFSQRENPEYLVYALEQRQGVKRGAIAADIQQELDKLLWADLLVLNFPIFWFSAPAMLKGWIDRVLVSGVCYGGKRFYDQGGLAGKKALVTVTLGGREHMFGDGAIHGPLEDMLRPILRGTLAYVGFEVLPPFVAWHVPYISDEARQAFLQQYRQRLEQLSDDQPLVFPRLEQFDEALYPLA
- a CDS encoding polyamine ABC transporter substrate-binding protein, with the protein product MRKVLKVIGGLLLASGASLAQAAEVDSGNTLRLYNWTDYIGETTLADFEKATGIKVIYDTFDGYETVQTKLLTGRSGYDLVMLNASLVPPLISAGVFQALDKQQLPSWHNLDQQVVNNLQGYDPGLKYSAPYTWGSSGVTYNVDKITARMPDAPIGSLAMLFDPRIVSRFADCGVTLMDAPTEVIPLALQYLGKDPRSASPADLKAAEQLLLGIRPYIRKFDSVNYLTSLPNGDVCLALTWSGDYATAQARAVEAKKDIKLSFFIPQEGSLIWFDNLYIPKDAPHAANAHRFIEFLLQPQTMAKVTDYIHYANSNAAATALVRDEIRQDPAIYPDAQTRERLFAQKTQSPKDMRAITRVWSTVKTGF